In Rhizophagus irregularis chromosome 1, complete sequence, one genomic interval encodes:
- a CDS encoding uncharacterized protein (SECRETED:cutsite_TIS-TP; SECRETED:prob_0.5281); SECRETED:SignalP(1-23): protein MKNLLHLTIILLKLNLHLPVTISTPPSQQDYPTTQIETKPSFTISTSPSQQDYPTTQTETKPSLTISTITFAIRLSNITTQSTPTHSPTNSTSRRRQFRVHRGRTVFNWQNVVDGARSANSGTSCICTNPTH from the exons ATGAAGAACCTCCTCCACCTTACGATAATTCTACTGAAACTAAATCTTCATTTACCAGTTACAATTTCTACACCACCCTCACAACAAGATTATCCAACTACTCAGATTGAAACTAAACCTTCATTTACAATTTCTACATCACCTTCGCAACAAGATTATCCAACTACTCAGACTGAAACTAAACCTTCACTTACAATTTCTACAATCACCTTCGCAATAAGATTATCCAACATAACTACTCAATCAACACCAACACATTCACCAACAAATTCAACTTCACGACGAAGACAATTCCGTGTTCATCGTGGCCGTACAGTATTCAATTGG CAAAATGTTGTCGATGGTGCTCGATCTGCCAATAGTGGGACTTCTTGTATTTGTACAAATCCCACTCATTAA